A window of the Henckelia pumila isolate YLH828 chromosome 3, ASM3356847v2, whole genome shotgun sequence genome harbors these coding sequences:
- the LOC140892111 gene encoding uncharacterized protein: MEKRLRSSLQTSAEEFLSSAANLPYKSSRTAIKTLINALAPSSSLTSSLPVSLRSSISQSISKFKNLADSTSNALPKTPPAKRLRRSSRNKQVEEAFQTNDCENDRQSIAEKLQVYAHILRLCVFHPENVFSASDLLPAAQELHDNLIFFESDSALLSEIANLCEDWWKGDLSGKETLISQSLPVILSRSLTLKKKADVHRVYTLRDAFVLFDFEDASIDDLKHLLIRCVISPFHLKTEDGRKFIAFLFGLSVQLSKEMFAMIKSQIPYGRKSMEEAYGEIIFRAWKAVEGSCKEEIESGFLQGLIEDAICASSGALAASVRRILRVFISNRTVDGVEKLIFHLTEPVIFRSLQVSNSNVRQNALHLLVDLFPLEDPNATKEVKDTLLEKQFFLLEKLLMDECPDVRVVSVEGSCRILCLFWEIIPSSNITKIITIIFDHMTHDACTEVRLSTVNGVMYMLGNPQSHEVLKVLLPRMGQLILDSTLAVRCAVIDLLLLLKDIRNFHFHKVLSLDILFSTLANDQPLIARKITKLLVPSYFPSKVTEEEACKRCITLIKRSPKAGARFCEFVASSGTSLRSLMKLFKVLIGVTLSSVELKEEQIVGLLLAASHLCCNLAQDGSFLAALKEALPSEKLKSLFTVASTARAQSFVCNMVSVTSPGAVGDLFEESLGLITKCSDLSGNVEKQVEVRSAHKMIWSCGWFDDMFEALVGFLQKAAYGCHVTLGIDLGKKGNHAAKQRKNRSALKTSLQSSSRGKKSSNNSKKIFFEDYAIATGVSWQIKDLMQSENSREAILGSRNLEETFIALKVISEASILNSLKIDRMDTSPVAAYTTLTLLMSLHNIRISRNRDPTQATVTNLTMDHLLHCANKLFRANDHEKPETPLSVSVKPSKRTPGCETNTTESQTGAGLSKHTRILNAEKMLLAVLKFIVDANAMNLVPDCQGRCLNFALENLKFIISNLRLCFIPQTQFLEEDLKENFHCIKTSFTYAAKLLNLVLKTCECSSPQPGAYHLVNEMFNLIVSIEEHFGYGYAARFSVIVKPWIPDLILAFGSFHLLNQTQEEGVVSVLSRNDTLPLSSWKNILAVVEVQELVILEEETEFIPNSRFSAFKKLVETMTQILKTNNNVLDATGAILLADSLQALQGKDYNIFLGLLHFVCVKLVKSEDSELKELKLMLASLEQIHSKLETEMEELGDGDHDRQTLLKAIALLEPVFMSSVFD; this comes from the exons ATGGAGAAAAGGCTCCGGTCCTCGCTGCAAACCTCCGCCGAGGAGTTCCTATCCTCCGCCGCCAATTTGCCCTACAAATCCTCCAGAACCGCCATCAAAACCCTAATTAACGCCCTTGCTCCCTCATCTAGCTTAACGTCCTCTCTACCTGTATCCCTACGCAGTTCAATTTCACAGTCCATTTCCAAATTCAAAAACCTAGCTGACTCAACTTCCAATGCATTGCCCAAAACTCCTCCTGCTAAGCGCCTCCGGAGGTCCTCTAGAAATAAGCAAGTCGAGGAGGCATTTCAAACCAACGATTGCGAAAATGATAGACAGTCTATTGCTGAGAAGCTTCAGGTTTACGCACACATTTTGCGCCTCTGTGTTTTCCATCCTGAAAATGTGTTTTCCGCTTCTGATTTGTTGCCTGCTGCTCAAGAGTTGCATGATAACTTAATTTTTTTCGAGTCTGACTCGGCTTTACTTTCTGAAATTGCCAATTTATGTGAAGATTGGTGGAAGGGGGATTTATCAGGGAAGGAAACCttgatatctcaatcgctgcctGTTATTTTGTCACGATCATTGACTTTGAAAAAGAAAGCCGACGTCCACAGAGTGTACACACTTCGGGATGCTTTTGTGTTGTTTGATTTTGAAGATGCCAGCATTGATGACTTGAAGCATTTGTTAATTCGCTGTGTGATATCACCTTTTCATCTGAAAACAGAGGACGGCCGGAAATTTATAGCTTTTTTGTTCGGACTAAGTGTGCAGCTTTCCAAGGAGATGTTTGCAATGATTAAGTCTCAGATTCCTTATGGGCGCAAATCAATGGAGGAGGCGTATGgtgaaattatttttagagCGTGGAAGGCAGTGGAGGGGTCATGCAAGGAAGAGATTGAGAGCGGGTTCTTGCAGGGTTTGATTGAAGATGCTATATGTGCCAGCTCGGGGGCACTAGCTGCATCTGTTAGGCGGATATTAAGAGTTTTTATTAGTAACCGAACAGTAGATGGGGTGGAAAAACTGATTTTTCATCTGACAGAGCCAGTGATTTTTCGTTCACTTCAG GTATCAAACTCTAATGTTCGTCAAAATGCATTGCACTTACTTGTGGACCTGTTTCCACTCGAGGATCCTAATGCAACTAAAGAGGTTAAAGATACACTACTTGAAAAGCAATTCTTTCTGTTGGAGAAACTGCTCATGGATGAATGCCCCGATGTCAGGGTTGTATCAGTAGAAGGCAGTTGCCGTATTCTTTGTCTGTTTTGGGAAATCATTCCTTCATCAAACATTACAAAGATAATCACAATAATTTTTGACCATATGACACATGATGCTTGCACAGAGGTCAGACTCTCCACTGTGAATGGTGTTATGTATATGCTTGGGAATCCTCAATCTCACGAGGTTCTTAAAGTGCTTTTACCTAGAATGGGACAATTGATTTTAGATTCTACATTAGCTGTACGTTGTGCTGTCATTGATCTCTTACTTCTCTTGAAAGACATACGGAATTTTCATTTCCACAAG GTACTTTCATTAGATATATTGTTCTCGACACTTGCTAATGACCAACCGCTGATAGCAAGGAAAATCACCAAACTTCTTGTTCCATCGTACTTCCCATCTAAGGTCACCGAAGAAGAAGCATGCAAACGTTGTATCACTCTAATTAAAAGGTCACCTAAAGCAGGGGCAAGATTTTGCGAGTTTGTGGCATCATCAGGAACATCTCTCAGATCTCTAATGAAACTTTTTAAAGTTTTGATCGGTGTAACTCTGTCATCCGTAGAGCTGAAAGAAGAGCAGATTGTGGGTTTACTTCTTGCAGCATCCCACCTATGCTGCAACCTTGCACAGGATGGTTCTTTCCTGGCAGCTCTCAAGGAAGCGTTACCCAGTGAAAAGCTGAAGAGCCTGTTTACTGTTGCTTCTACTGCACGAGCTCAATCTTTTGTTTGCAACATGGTCTCAGTCACCTCTCCAGGTGCTGTAGGTGACCTTTTTGAGGAGTCCCTTGGTTTGATCACAAAATGCAGTGATTTATCAGGTAATGTTGAGAAGCAAGTTGAAGTGAGGTCTGCCCACAAGATGATCTGGTCTTGTGGTTGGTTCGATGACATGTTCGAGGCTCTAGTTGGATTTCTGCAAAAAGCTGCTTATGGATGTCATGTTACCTTGGGTATAGATTTAGGTAAAAAAGGTAATCATGCagcaaaacaaagaaaaaatagaTCTGCCCTTAAAACATCATTACAATCCAGTAGCAGAGGCAAAAAGTCATCCAACAATTCTAAAAAGATTTTTTTTGAGGATTATGCTATTGCTACTGGAGTGTCATGGCAAATAAAGGACTTAATGCAGTCTGAAAATTCAAGAGAAGCTATATTAGGATCTCGAAATTTAGAAGAAACATTCATTGCACTGAAAGTCATTTCTGAGGCTAGTATTCTGAATTCCCTGAAAATTGATCGTATGGACACATCTCCTGTTGCTGCTTATACGACTCTTACTCTGCTTATGTCTCTTCATAACATCAGAATAAGCAGGAACAGGGATCCTACACAG GCAACTGTCACAAACTTGACAATGGACCATTTGCTGCACTGTGCAAATAAGCTATTCAGAGCAAATGATCATGAAAAGCCAGAAACTCCACTTTCTGTATCAGTGAAACCCAGCAAGAGAACGCCTGGCTGTGAAACAAACACGACAGAATCCCAAACTG GTGCTGGTTTAAGTAAACACACGAGGATATTGAATGCGGAGAAAATGCTACTAGCGGTTTTGAAGTTTATAGTTGATGCAAATGCCATGAATCTTGTTCCTGACTGTCAAGGAAGATGCTTGAATTTTGCACtggaaaatttgaaattcatcatCTCAAACTTGAGGCTATGTTTCATCCCTCAGACGCAGTTCTTAGAAGAAGACCTAAAGGAAAATTTTCATTGTATAAAAACCTCATTTACATATGCAGCGAAGTTACTTAATTTAGTGCTTAAAACTTGTGAATGTTCATCACCACAACCAGGAGCATATCATCTTGTCAATGAAATGTTTAACCTCATTGTTTCGATCGAAGAGCATTTCGGATATGGATACGCCGCTCGTTTTTCTGTCATTGTGAAGCCATGGATTCCTGATCTGATTTTGGCTTTTGGATCCTTCCACTTGCTGAACCAGACTCAAGAAGAGGGTGTTGTTTCTGTTTTATCCAGGAATGACACATTACCTCTTTCATCATGGAAAAACATTCTTGCAGTCGTCGAGGTTCAGGAACTTGTAATCTTAGAGGAGGAGACTGAGTTTATTCCAAATTCACGGTTTTCTGCATTCAAGAAACTTGTGGAAACGATGACTCAGATAttgaaaacaaataataatGTGCTAGATGCCACTGGAGCAATTTTATTAGCTGATTCACTACAGGCACTGCAGGGCAAGGATTACAACATCTTCTTGGGTCTTTTACATTTTGTCTGTGTGAAGTTAGTCAAGTCAGAAGACAGTGAACTGAAAGAACTCAAGTTAATGTTGGCATCCCTTGAACAGATACACTCTAAACTGGAGACTGAAATGGAGGAGCTAGGTGATGGTGATCATGACAGACAAACGTTGCTCAAAGCTATAGCATTGCTTGAGCCGGTTTTCATGTCTTCGGTGTTTGATTAA